In the Scyliorhinus torazame isolate Kashiwa2021f chromosome 4, sScyTor2.1, whole genome shotgun sequence genome, one interval contains:
- the LOC140410803 gene encoding uncharacterized protein produces MALRENGALLLLLSVTLVNGLGYYRYNVHKSTGYQNSGRSSDSSEENQVTVFHGSGVRWYRGPAGPPGRQGPPGPTGHPGKSGVGSPGISGRPGQPGPPGLPGMGKSGIPGAPGKSGERGFPGPKGGMGHQGTQGQKGQPGPRGYPGPTGISLPGKPGPPGPAGSTGAIGRPGGKGEQGYPGPIGPKGEKGVGIPGHPGERGPPGLRGPQGIRGEPGYGKPGAPGLSGSPGEKGEKGLAGPPGMSGHPGQRGSPGLPGPSGIGKPGADGTPGLPGPPGLKGTPGSRGASGEPGLPGFGRPGLPGPKGDRGAPGAAGYRGEKGERGEPGIPGSSGLIGPSGPPGPHGLRGASGAPGALGQKGAPGTRGNQGYPGLKGEIGPGGAPGKSGIPGAPGAPGPEGLRGPPGQKGSIGPVGPGGQPGGHGPPGPSGPPGFRGEVGLSGPAGPPGRNGPPGRSGTPGLQGEKGDVGPPGPPGPPGRSPGFHEIESHGLPGPMGEQGPPGPPGPPGPPGRPAEIVQPGKYGYSNGGFIPDSTRSYPAFTAILLGPFPAVGQPIAFSKIVANQNNDYDPSTGVFTCQIPGIYQFSYHIQVKERNVWVGLFKNSEPVMYTYDDYKEGYVDQASASAIIQLRENDQVYVQLPSEESSGLFSSDYMHSSFSGFLISQTF; encoded by the coding sequence TTAGATGGTATCGTGGGCCAGCTGGTCCTCCAGGGCGCCAGGGTCCACCAGGCCCAACAGGACACCCAGGAAAATCAGGAGTTGGGAGTCCAGGGATATCTGGTCGTCCAGGGCAGCCAGGACCGCCAGGGCTGCCAGGAATGGGGAAATCTGGTATTCCAGGAGCACCAGGAAAGTCAGGTGAAAGAGGATTTCCTGGACCAAAAGGTGGCATGGGACATCAGGGGACACAAGGACAGAAAGGCCAACCAGGACCTAGAGGATATCCTGGACCAACCGGAATATCGCTTCCCGGTAAACCGGGTCCACCAGGTCCAGCTGGTTCTACAGGAGCAATAGGACGACCTGGGGGAAAAGGAGAACAAGGGTATCCTGGTCCCATTGGGCCAAAAGGAGAAAAAGGAGTTGGAATTCCAGGACATCCAGGTGAAAGAGGTCCTCCAGGTCTACGAGGGCCACAGGGGATCCGTGGTGAACCAGGCTATGGCAAACCAGGAGCTCCTGGCCTCTCTGGTTCCCCAGGAGAAAAAGGTGAAAAGGGCTTAGCAGGTCCACCTGGAATGTCTGGTCACCCAGGTCAGAGAGGCAGCCCAGGATTACCCGGGCCGTCAGGAATTGGAAAGCCTGGAGCAGATGGCACACCAGGGTTGCCAGGACCGCCTGGACTCAAGGGCACTCCGGGTTCACGAGGTGCATCAGGCGAGCCTGGTCTTCCAGGTTTTGGAAGGCCAGGTTTACCAGGACCTAAAGGAGACCGTGGTGCCCCAGGTGCTGCAGGATATCGtggggagaaaggagagagaggtgAACCTGGCATCCCAGGAAGCTCAGGACTGATCGGGCCATCTGGCCCACCTGGGCCACATGGTCTAAGAGGGGCATCCGGTGCACCAGGTGCACTTGGACAAAAAGGGGCACCAGGTACAAGAGGTAACCAGGGGTATCCAGGGCTAAAAGGTGAAATAGGCCCTGGAGGTGCCCCAGGGAAATCAGGAATTCCAGGAGCACCTGGTGCACCAGGTCCAGAAGGACTAAGGGGACCACCTGGTCAAAAAGGATCCATTGGACCAGTTGGGCCAGGTGGTCAGCCAGGTGGTCATGGTCCTCCAGGTCCTTCAGGGCCACCAGGATTCCGAGGTGAAGTTGGATTATCTGGGCCTGCTGGACCACCAGGTCGAAATGGTCCACCTGGACGTTCAGGTACGCCAGGACTCCAAGGAGAAAAAGGAGATGTAGGACCTCCAGGCCCTCCTGGACCACCAGGTCGGTCTCCTGGTTTTCATGAAATAGAGTCACATGGACTACCAGGCCCAATGGGTGAACAAGGCCCCCCAGGTCCGCCTGGACCACCTGGTCCACCAGGGCGCCCTGCAGAAATTGTACAACCAGGAAAATATGGGTATTCTAATGGTGGTTTCATCCCGGACAGCACAAGATCATATCCAGCTTTCACAGCCATTCTTTTAGGACCATTTCCCGCTGTAGGGCAGCCAATAGCTTTTAGCAAAATAGTAGCCAATCAAAACAATGATTATGATCCATCAACTGGGGTATTTACATGTCAAATACCAGGCATCTATCAATTTTCTTACCATATACAAGTCAAAGAAAGAAATGTTTGGGTTGGGCTGTTCAAAAATAGTGAACCAGTAATGTATACATATGATGATTATAAAGAAGGTTATGTTGATCAAGCTTCAGCAAGTGCTATAATACAGTTACGTGAAAATGACCAGGTTTATGTTCAGTTACCTTCAGAAGAGTCTAGTGGTTTATTTTCCTCTGATTATATGCATTCATCCTTCTCTGGGTTTTTAATTAGTCAAACTTTTTGA